A genomic stretch from Schaalia odontolytica includes:
- a CDS encoding carbohydrate kinase yields MDPRFDRAHGAMAGLFYGQALQVDTEGEKGSKSTTLSESILALMAATKSVKQPTFPCFTTPVDRLYGLMLGAVQLGIATSIGNPQAFGDAVWDNSQKREPTRQDFQATALVAAGVSIGLDSPNFRVEDALVRAVDIVSSMEAHGEWSPEPDVLAATRRALNIASNVNDYIGFSLERLSKQIGFGSSPAQIVPAAFALAARYQDRRLLSSPLRLGAQAHTILSIVSALVGAVRGASFLRPYGLSRVEDACPLNLADRVGNLLATRTPYPSDALAPGASTLPVAPSAPASFEDSSSSLHTRQRYFESVNPPTPLGARRGGPQTGRVLVLGELLHDQAMHSETYPRFGEHVWAEELGQSTGGMFRALVAARRMGAEVVSLCPIGEGPNAEAISQALAREGIIDAGPRFSGADNGYQLIFTGDNGWRLTVATKSPLPEDTTRVWAEAIQSMGPSDVLCIDGALLTQQPMTRALRKAVTGLPDHARVVFDASSHKGFLEGLPLDNVIVSLRASQRPGFSGFFRHFNDDYPPFPFYEENDEPRDQAAALAMLTMRCVVLRADDGQVYYAHPTHDEARFIRPRVVQSPAPPLAKNQNLETSGIHSATLAACLALGIPVKRGILLANCAAALTTPTSLPTRDSLEAAADKLAARDQA; encoded by the coding sequence ATGGATCCGCGCTTTGATCGTGCCCACGGGGCGATGGCCGGCCTTTTCTACGGTCAAGCACTCCAGGTGGACACTGAGGGTGAGAAGGGCAGCAAGTCGACAACCCTCAGCGAGAGCATTCTTGCTCTAATGGCGGCCACCAAGTCCGTGAAGCAGCCGACGTTCCCCTGCTTCACGACACCCGTTGATCGCTTGTATGGCCTGATGCTCGGAGCCGTCCAGCTCGGCATCGCCACCTCGATAGGCAATCCCCAAGCCTTCGGGGACGCCGTGTGGGACAACAGCCAGAAACGGGAGCCCACGCGCCAGGACTTCCAGGCGACGGCGCTGGTTGCCGCCGGGGTGTCGATCGGCCTAGACAGTCCGAACTTCCGCGTGGAGGACGCTCTCGTGCGAGCCGTCGACATCGTGTCGTCGATGGAGGCTCACGGCGAGTGGAGCCCTGAGCCGGACGTGCTGGCCGCGACGCGCAGGGCGTTGAACATCGCAAGCAACGTCAACGACTACATCGGCTTCTCTCTCGAGCGGCTCAGCAAGCAGATCGGGTTCGGAAGTTCTCCCGCCCAGATCGTGCCGGCTGCTTTTGCCTTGGCCGCGCGCTACCAGGATCGCCGTCTCCTATCCTCTCCCCTGCGGCTCGGCGCCCAGGCGCACACGATCCTGTCCATCGTCAGCGCGCTGGTCGGAGCGGTTCGAGGCGCGAGCTTCCTGCGCCCCTACGGTTTGTCCCGGGTTGAGGACGCGTGCCCGCTGAACCTGGCGGATCGCGTAGGAAATCTGCTCGCCACGCGCACGCCCTACCCCAGCGACGCTCTCGCCCCGGGCGCATCCACGCTACCGGTCGCCCCCTCAGCCCCGGCCTCGTTCGAGGACAGCTCATCGAGCCTGCACACGCGTCAACGGTACTTCGAGTCCGTCAACCCACCCACACCGCTCGGCGCGCGCCGAGGCGGACCTCAGACCGGGCGCGTGCTTGTTCTCGGCGAGCTGCTCCACGACCAGGCCATGCACTCCGAGACGTACCCGCGTTTCGGCGAGCACGTGTGGGCCGAAGAACTGGGCCAGTCCACGGGCGGCATGTTCCGCGCACTGGTCGCGGCGCGACGCATGGGAGCCGAGGTCGTCTCGCTCTGCCCGATCGGAGAAGGTCCCAATGCCGAGGCCATTTCGCAGGCCTTAGCTCGCGAGGGCATCATCGATGCCGGTCCCCGATTCTCGGGGGCTGACAACGGCTACCAACTGATCTTTACCGGCGACAACGGCTGGCGGCTGACCGTTGCAACGAAGAGCCCACTACCCGAAGACACCACACGGGTGTGGGCGGAAGCCATCCAATCGATGGGCCCCTCCGATGTCCTGTGCATCGACGGCGCGCTGCTCACCCAACAGCCGATGACGCGGGCCCTGCGCAAGGCTGTGACAGGCCTGCCCGATCACGCTCGCGTCGTCTTCGACGCGTCCTCTCACAAGGGCTTCCTCGAAGGCCTTCCCCTCGACAATGTCATCGTGTCACTGCGCGCCTCCCAACGGCCCGGCTTCAGCGGCTTTTTCCGGCATTTCAACGACGACTATCCTCCGTTCCCCTTCTACGAGGAAAACGACGAGCCCCGGGATCAGGCAGCGGCCCTCGCCATGCTGACGATGCGTTGTGTCGTGCTGCGCGCAGACGATGGCCAGGTGTACTACGCCCACCCCACCCACGACGAAGCCCGCTTCATCCGACCTCGCGTCGTTCAATCCCCAGCACCCCCGCTCGCCAAGAACCAGAACCTGGAGACCTCGGGCATTCATTCCGCAACGTTGGCGGCCTGCCTCGCGCTCGGCATACCGGTCAAGCGGGGCATCCTGCTAGCGAATTGCGCGGCCGCACTCACCACGCCAACCTCGCTGCCCACCCGCGATTCGCTCGAGGCTGCGGCCGACAAGCTCGCGGCCCGCGATCAGGCCTGA
- a CDS encoding PfkB family carbohydrate kinase, with product MDPRFSRAYGALAGLALGDALGMPTQAMSPEQIRAVYGRITGLVDADASQPYAPGMPAGSVTDDTEQALLVASLLVRGRGSASGRVALDAGEFADALLDWEDSMIERGSLDLLGPSTKAALERVRTGEDPLTVGGAGTTNGAAMRVTPIGIAMSTADPEAFADAVWSTCQVTHATHQGFHSAALVAAAVSMGIDAARSTTPDLRSLLWKALTFVDSLPERGAWTPDPDVVAATRRAMQLVANPASSSLECLVEQVGTSVASAQAIPMAFALLARDPSPQALLDAANIGGDTDTIGAIAGAILGAVLGFEVFVGRGLAQVELASHLDLPSVALELLELRSAHEPAASAPTSPETEGASEAASPEAPTPVSSSDPGAGRVVLMGQILVDRVLQGARPIHGGGSEWARDGGTHVGGGFNALVAARRMGAEAVSLSPIGTGPHASLITDALAREGIVDAGPHVEGVDNGFCIALIDRRAERTFISTKGAETMTPASAWADFVRTMSPDDVLYIDGYLMDHPANREAAEAALRVLPEGVRVLLDVSPVIGIPESLPTHHAIISMNSVEARAIAKQSRLDGYLPFDSLSCLLAQTLGGDTLIRLGASGACFARSVGPDSETSAVHIPTPTVDAVDTNGAGDAHSGVLAASLAQGIPLERALVLANCAGALASTVVGPASCPTREDIEAAADALSESGN from the coding sequence ATGGATCCTCGTTTTTCTCGCGCGTATGGCGCCCTGGCCGGCCTGGCGCTCGGAGACGCGCTGGGCATGCCGACGCAGGCGATGTCACCGGAGCAGATCCGCGCGGTGTACGGGCGCATTACCGGCCTCGTGGACGCGGACGCCTCCCAGCCCTACGCGCCGGGCATGCCGGCGGGCTCGGTCACGGACGACACGGAGCAGGCGCTGCTGGTGGCTTCCCTCCTGGTACGAGGCCGAGGCTCGGCCTCGGGTCGCGTGGCCCTAGACGCGGGCGAGTTCGCCGACGCGTTGCTGGACTGGGAGGATTCGATGATCGAGCGCGGGTCGCTCGACCTGCTGGGACCCTCCACGAAGGCGGCGCTCGAGCGTGTGCGCACGGGCGAGGACCCGCTGACCGTGGGCGGGGCGGGGACCACGAACGGCGCGGCGATGCGCGTCACCCCGATCGGTATCGCGATGTCGACGGCCGATCCCGAGGCCTTTGCGGATGCCGTCTGGTCCACCTGCCAGGTCACGCACGCGACGCACCAGGGTTTCCACTCGGCTGCCCTCGTGGCGGCCGCCGTGTCCATGGGTATTGACGCGGCGCGATCGACGACCCCGGATCTGAGGAGCCTGCTATGGAAGGCCCTGACCTTCGTCGATTCCCTGCCCGAGCGCGGAGCGTGGACCCCCGACCCGGACGTTGTGGCGGCGACGCGCAGGGCCATGCAGCTGGTCGCTAACCCCGCGTCCTCGTCCCTAGAATGCCTCGTCGAGCAGGTGGGCACGTCCGTGGCTTCGGCGCAGGCTATACCCATGGCATTTGCCTTGCTCGCTCGAGACCCCTCCCCGCAGGCGCTGCTGGACGCCGCCAACATCGGCGGGGACACCGACACGATCGGCGCGATCGCGGGCGCGATCCTGGGCGCCGTCCTCGGCTTTGAGGTCTTTGTCGGCCGCGGCCTCGCCCAGGTCGAACTCGCCTCCCACCTGGACCTGCCGTCCGTCGCCCTCGAGCTGTTGGAGCTGCGTTCGGCTCACGAGCCTGCCGCGAGCGCACCCACGTCCCCCGAGACTGAGGGTGCGAGCGAAGCCGCTTCTCCCGAGGCACCCACCCCGGTCTCGTCCTCCGATCCCGGGGCGGGCAGAGTCGTCCTCATGGGGCAGATCCTTGTGGACCGTGTCCTTCAGGGGGCGCGTCCGATTCACGGCGGCGGCTCCGAATGGGCGCGTGACGGGGGCACGCATGTGGGCGGTGGCTTCAACGCGCTCGTGGCGGCGCGCCGGATGGGAGCCGAGGCCGTCTCCCTCAGCCCGATCGGCACCGGGCCCCACGCGTCGCTAATCACGGATGCCCTCGCACGGGAGGGAATCGTCGACGCAGGCCCGCACGTGGAGGGCGTGGATAACGGGTTCTGCATCGCCCTCATTGATCGCCGCGCCGAACGCACCTTCATCTCCACGAAGGGGGCGGAGACGATGACCCCCGCGAGCGCATGGGCGGACTTCGTGCGCACAATGAGCCCCGACGACGTGCTCTACATTGACGGTTACCTCATGGACCACCCCGCGAACCGCGAGGCCGCGGAGGCTGCGTTACGCGTCTTGCCCGAGGGTGTGCGCGTGCTCCTGGATGTCTCTCCCGTCATCGGGATCCCGGAGAGCTTGCCCACTCACCACGCGATCATCTCGATGAACAGCGTCGAGGCGAGGGCAATCGCCAAGCAGTCGCGACTTGACGGCTACCTGCCTTTTGACTCTCTCAGTTGCCTCCTCGCGCAGACACTGGGGGGCGACACGTTGATTCGCCTCGGAGCATCCGGCGCTTGTTTTGCTCGCTCTGTCGGCCCCGATAGCGAAACATCAGCCGTGCACATCCCGACCCCAACCGTCGACGCCGTCGACACGAACGGCGCGGGCGACGCTCACAGCGGCGTCCTGGCGGCCTCCCTCGCACAGGGTATTCCACTCGAGCGGGCACTTGTACTGGCCAACTGCGCGGGCGCTCTGGCGTCGACGGTCGTTGGCCCGGCCTCGTGCCCGACGCGCGAGGACATCGAGGCCGCGGCGGACGCGCTGAGCGAGTCGGGAAACTGA
- a CDS encoding NUDIX hydrolase, with protein sequence MPSPRPQRLVRSAGALVWRFTDPARVALPGEPIDPADIEVLMVHRPRYHDWSWPKGKTENGESLVAAAVREVEEETGQVITLGAPLTTQRYRLGGGQTKEVHYWVGTPVPEGHSSERLRAPVARAPRTEIDQTAWTAPERAADMLTRRGDRRLLADIVARAREGRLVTTTLLVLRPGQGLTPRLDEAGDARESAAASASSGTPTESAETAVSATPRPAPTPAMVASAAARRAARVERALAKKAESAVALADPPLSRFGLRQALDLIDLLSSFGVARAYASPATRARQSLTPWASMGGGPVTLVDSLDLTASGSYTQIDAEARLGRVRAFAAERLREQASPTVLSIAGSARDAIIEEIRAFASAPVAGGQAPRLRCGQVLVAHVEHGPDGLVVAALETHAVTTKDPAAHARKASKKH encoded by the coding sequence ATGCCATCCCCACGTCCCCAGCGACTCGTTCGCTCCGCGGGGGCGCTCGTCTGGCGTTTCACGGACCCCGCGCGCGTCGCCCTCCCCGGCGAGCCCATCGACCCCGCGGACATCGAAGTCCTCATGGTCCACCGGCCGCGCTACCACGACTGGTCCTGGCCCAAAGGCAAGACCGAAAACGGTGAATCCCTCGTCGCCGCCGCCGTGCGCGAAGTCGAGGAGGAAACCGGTCAGGTCATCACCCTCGGCGCGCCCCTGACGACTCAGCGCTACCGCCTCGGCGGCGGGCAGACCAAGGAAGTCCACTACTGGGTGGGCACCCCCGTCCCCGAAGGCCACTCCTCAGAGCGCCTGCGCGCCCCCGTCGCCCGCGCCCCGCGCACCGAAATCGACCAGACCGCGTGGACCGCGCCCGAGCGCGCCGCCGACATGCTCACGCGCCGAGGCGACCGCCGCCTCCTCGCCGACATCGTCGCCCGCGCCCGCGAGGGCCGCCTCGTGACCACGACTCTCCTCGTCCTGCGTCCCGGGCAGGGCCTCACCCCTCGCCTCGACGAGGCTGGGGATGCCCGGGAGTCCGCCGCTGCTTCCGCTTCTTCCGGCACTCCCACGGAGAGTGCTGAGACAGCGGTTTCGGCCACGCCTCGCCCAGCGCCCACGCCCGCGATGGTGGCCTCCGCGGCGGCCAGGAGGGCCGCCCGGGTGGAGCGGGCATTGGCGAAGAAGGCCGAGAGCGCTGTCGCCCTCGCCGATCCGCCGCTCAGTCGATTCGGCCTACGCCAGGCCTTGGACCTCATCGACCTGCTCTCCAGCTTCGGGGTGGCCCGCGCCTACGCGTCGCCTGCCACTCGCGCGCGCCAGAGCCTCACCCCGTGGGCGTCGATGGGTGGAGGACCAGTGACGCTCGTCGACTCCCTGGATCTGACCGCCTCCGGTTCATACACGCAGATCGACGCCGAGGCGCGCCTCGGGCGCGTCCGTGCCTTCGCGGCCGAGCGCCTGCGTGAGCAAGCGTCGCCCACGGTCCTGTCCATCGCGGGATCCGCTCGGGACGCGATTATCGAGGAGATCCGCGCCTTTGCGTCGGCTCCCGTCGCCGGTGGCCAGGCCCCGCGCCTGAGGTGCGGACAGGTCCTCGTCGCGCACGTTGAACACGGACCCGATGGGCTGGTCGTCGCCGCCCTCGAGACCCACGCCGTCACCACGAAGGACCCCGCCGCGCACGCGCGCAAGGCCTCCAAGAAGCACTGA